From a single Mus musculus strain C57BL/6J chromosome 12, GRCm38.p6 C57BL/6J genomic region:
- the 9030624G23Rik gene encoding uncharacterized protein LOC66808 isoform 1 (isoform 1 is encoded by transcript variant 1) codes for MPDPISVSEFVAETLEDYMAPTASSFTTRTAQCRDTAAAIEEDAVTYDDVHVNFTGEEWKLLDPSQKSLYKDVMLETYWNLTVIGYTWETHHIEGHCQSSRRNERYVSNHSGEKLYECNERSKAFSCPSHLQSNIRRQIGEKTHEHNQCGKAFPTPSHLQYHERTHTGEKPYECHQCGKAFAIPSHLQYHERTHTGEKSYECHQCGKAFAQLSTLNRHKRTHTGEKPYECNQCGKAFARRSSLKCHKRTHTGEKSHECNQCGKGFALRSSFQCHKRIHTGEKPYECDQCGKAFAQLGHLQRHKRTHTGEKPYECNQCGKAFACHSHLQCHKRTHTGEKPYECNQCGKAFAQFNNLQCHKRTHIGEKPYECNQCGKGFALRSSLQCHKRTHTGEKPYECNQFGKAFAQLSNLQCHKRTHTGEKPYECNQCGKAFANHIHLQYHKRTHTGEKPYECNQCGKGFALRSSLQCHKRTHTGEKPYECNQCGKAFAQLSNLQCHKRTHTGEKPYECNQCGKAFAQLSNLQCHKRTRIGEKPYECNQCGKVFAHHIHLQYHKRTHTGEKPYECNQCGKGFAQHSHLQCHKRTHTGEKP; via the exons gatgcagtgacttatgatgatgtgcatgtgaacttcactggggaagagtggaagttgctggatccttcccagaagagtctctacaaagatgtgatgctggagacctactggaacctcactgttatag GCTACACTTGGGAAACCCATCATATTGAAGgacattgtcaaagttcaagaagaaatgaaag GTATGTAAGTaatcatagtggagagaaactctatgaatgtaatgaaCGTTCTAAAGCCTTTTCATGTCCCAGTCATCTCCAAAGTAATATAAGAAGACAAATTGGAgagaaaacacatgaacataaccaatgtggtaaagcctttccaacacccagtcatcttcaatatcatgaaagaacccatactggagagaaaccctatgaatgtcatcaatgtggtaaagcctttgcaatacccagtcatcttcaatatcatgaaagaacccatactggagagaaatcttatgaatgtcatcaatgtggtaaagcctttgcacaactcagtaCTTTAAatcgtcataaaagaacacatactggagagaaaccctatgaatgtaatcaatgtggtaaagcctttgcacgacGCAGTAGTTTAAAATGTCATAagagaacccatactggagagaaatcccatgaatgtaatcaatgtggtaaaggctTTGCTCTACGCAGTAgtttccaatgtcataaaagaatacatactggagagaaaccctatgaatgtgatcaatgtggtaaagcctttgcacaactcggtcatctccaacgtcataaaagaacacatactggagagaaaccctatgaatgtaatcaatgtgggaaagcaTTTGCatgtcacagtcatctccaatgtcataaaagaacacatactggagagaaaccctatgaatgtaatcaatgtggtaaagcctttgcacaattcaataatctccaatgtcataaaagaacacatattggagagaaaccctatgaatgtaatcaatgtggtaaaggctTTGCTCTACGCAGtagtctccaatgtcataaaagaacacatactggagagaaaccctatgaatgtaatcaatttggtaaagcctttgcacaactcagtaatctccaatgtcataaaagaacacatactggagagaaaccctatgaatgtaatcaatgtggtaaagcctttgcaaatcACAttcatctccaatatcataaaagaacacatactggagagaaaccctatgaatgtaatcaatgtggtaaaggctTTGCTCTACGCAGtagtctccaatgtcataaaagaacacatactggagagaaaccctatgaatgtaatcaatgtggtaaagcctttgcacaactcagtaatctccaatgtcataaaagaacacatactggagagaaaccctatgaatgtaatcaatgtggtaaagcctttgcacaactcagtaatctccaatgtcataaaagaacacgtattggagagaaaccctatgaatgtaatcaatgtgggaaagtATTTGCACATCACAttcatctccaatatcataaaagaacacatactggagagaaaccctatgaatgtaatcaatgtggtaaaggctttgcacaacacagtcatctccaatgtcataaaagaacacatactggagagaaaccctaa